The sequence below is a genomic window from Cucumis melo cultivar AY chromosome 5, USDA_Cmelo_AY_1.0, whole genome shotgun sequence.
AAGGGAAATTTACTAAGTGTGATAACTTCACTCACATTTGACTAAGGATCCAAAATCCAGTTAATTTAATTTACCCAAAGTCGGGGTCGAAACCAACTTAGTCGGACAAATTTCCAACTTAGCTTCCTATTAAATCTAACAAatcttttaagaaaataattcaatttaatccaaattaaattatttatgttCCAAACAAATCTTTCATGGGCATTTACCAAAACCcaaatcaaacttaccaaataGGTACAAAAGGGTAGAAAATTAGGCTTGGCTAGAGGAAAAATGGCTAGGTGGCTCGGCTAAAGGAAGGAGTCGGCTCGGGTAGGAGGCGAAAATGGTTGGGTGCTATGGCTGGGTGCTGAAGGCGGCTCGGATCTGAGGCTGGAATGACTCACGTGGCACGGACCTAAAGGTAGCTCGCGTGCGGCTACTCTCTGTTAAGCTCGACGGCTTGCTCAAGTGTGCTCGGGTCGGCTACGCAATGATCTTCAACCGTTGATGGCTCGTTCATGATATTGCTGCACGATGGATTACACAATAGAAAATCGACCGACTACAGTGCTCGTGGTGGTTCACGAACGGTGGAGCAGAGACGGGACGAATTCGACTTGATGACGACATAAAGATGGATGGCTTGAATGGCTCGATAGAGCGCAATGGTGGCTGGCATTTCACGAAGATGGCCAACTCGGGTGTAGGTTTTGACGGTAGGGCTAGGCGCGGAGCAAAAGATGGCTAGGGTTTCTTTAGGGTTTTCTtgtgatgaggaagaagaagatgaatagggTTTTCACACATCTCAATGCcctatttaataataataactcctttttttctttttctttttttcctttttctcttctccaaaaatcttcacactctctctcttcaattaaaacccaccaaatcttatttttaaacttatttttttatCCCTCTCCAAtccaatcatctttatctttgaaaaataaatattcctacctaattatattatccacataatataattattttaacttcaaaatcaattaattaaacaatcaaatatataataaatcgaattttctcaaatacaaacaattaaataatatgtGATAAGTTCCAATTTCTAccaataaaatatttcaaaaattaaataacacccgaaaatcaaaatttaacttaagataattacaactaaattaccttaaatttggggcgttacaataaaTGTCAGTAATCAGTTTGAGATAGAGctctatatttaaatgtgatttaaatacttaaaatatgattgtggattcatattcggaagcttgAAAATGGTGGATATAGTCAAAGTTTAAAAAAGtgaaaatgttgacttttgactttggaaagtcaaactttgaccgacttttttaagttattcaatattttgacttttttttaacctgattgtaattattttgtttaattacaaattttaatattttaccatattgtccgtcttgactaattttgattgtaattattattttttttaatgaagaagCATGGATAATTGTCTTATGCTGAACTTAAAAATGAACAATGAAGTTATATCTCACTGGTAGACAGTGCAACTATGTGCACAATACTGACAAGTAAAAAATGTTTTTCCAAACTGACAATGTTAGAAGCAAAAGTCAATACAATATCGGGTTTTGCAGACCTAATTGAAGAGTTTGGAAAAGCAAATATTATTTTACCTAGAGGAgcaaaattcaaaattgataATGCATTATTCTCTAGTCAATCAAAGAGAAATTTATTGAGTTTTAAAGATATACGTTGCAATGGTTATCATATTGAGACTTACAGAAAAAATGGAATACAATAACTTTATTTTACATCTACTGTCTCAAATGAAAAACGTATATTAGAAAAGTTGTCTGCTTTATCTTCTGGATTATAGTATACTCATTAACAAGAGTAATTGAAACAAATGCAACAATGAACATGGAGCTCATGAGTCCAGACATATTTGCAATTTGGCATAATCTATTGGATCATCTAGGATCTATAATGATGAGAATAATTATCGAAAATCCACATGGACAtccattgaagaagaagaagaaaaagattcTTTAATCTAATGAATAATTAGATCATCAACAACTAATGTGGAAATCGAATCACCTACATTTTTAGAACTAATTCATAGTGATATTTATGGACCTATTGCTTTGCTCTGTTgcattctttatttatttgcttTCTAAATTATGTACGTGTCTAGTAACTCGTGGATATGTCATATTGAGGCTCTAATTGAGCAACTAGTGGGCGACTAAATATGCGAAAAAGGTGCAATACTCCTATTCATGGGTTGCTAAACTTCCGATGATATACGtgtagtacaagttttcctttCTAACGTCCAAGTGCAAGCGAAGAGAGGTTTCATGGTAAATCCAGAGTCGAACGCAATGAATTAATGTTCATAATGAACGTAATGCGTAGCTAAAGTCATGCAGTATATTCTATACAATATGAAAGTATTCCGTCGTCGTTGTCGTCCCTCGCTGTTTCGCtaccgtctgccactttaggtaagtttaaatataaagtttgtttagtttaaatataagttttagggttttttttttaagaaaattattttaggattttttttaatagatttttgtttgttaaatgtatttttgtatagaatgtgtgtaatttgtggttgaattgaaatttgaagggtttaggatttaggatttatagttaaattgaaaattgaatggggggAGGGGGGTggggttatagttaaattgaaaattgaattgggaagtaaaaataaaaatggaaggGATTGATTTGAAGGAGAAGGATATGTTTTTACTTGTTTGGTTGTAGAGAAAGAACACCGCAGAAAATTACTTTacattttcaaaacaaaatcaaCACTTGAAACAATCAAAAGAAGATGTAAAATAGTGTGACAAACCACCAAATTTCCAttctaagtttttcttttcttttttcttttttgaagaTTCATAATGCATTGATAGTAACTTAGAATagacaaaaaaaatcaaaccatTATATCTCAAACTTCTAAATTAAGGTAacttgaaataaataaatagaagttGGATGCCAGAGTTTAGaattagtttttgatttgttttGATTTGATTTCTAGATTTCAAAATGCTACTCTATATCTTTAACTAAAATTCAAGAGGTTACGTTTTTACTCTTAGATTTGAAATTGGGTTTTATTTGGTATATAAGTTTCAATATTTACTTGTTTACCCTTAATTTCTTACGCTAATGTTTAATTTAGTATTTATCGTTAACTTTCactcaattaatttaaaatggtcctgaagttgaaatttttaattaattttaagtgAAAAAATTGgcaaagaaataattttaatagataattattttaaatgatgagAAGATAATAATAGACActtatattttgctatatttaaaaataaattgattcATTTGTCATATGTGAAAACAAGCTAAACATAATTTATTTACAAtgaattcaatttttaattaattaacaccGAATATTTATTAGAAAATCAAATAAAGACATACCCTTCTCCTTCAAATCAATCTCACCTCTTGCAGTTATAGTGACAAAccacgtacccacatatttatgtagtttatatattttgattctagctatgtgttcgtatttacttattgaatgtttgttttctatgtccacaacCATTATGTCATTGTCATACCCACATAATAATTTTATGGAGATAGACGCTATGTTCCTCGAGTTTAAGAACGATTTAGATAACATCGTGGGAGAGTCGTCATCTGTGGGTGACAATGCGGATGAGTCTAAGAATttccttcattttaacttacaattatttcatgttttttttctaacattaatatgttattatcgatttattgagcagggttTTCTTCTCAACAACCTGCGACTctgactcctaggagacgtgcgcagtctcgactcttggagtttgagtgccacgttgcaataaatctgtattccgatgacgatcgcctcTGAAGTGGAGAAACCTATTTCTCCACACACCATTCGCTTTAGTCAGGCGATAGGcatgtgcgtgcgaaagacatttcccgtccgtTGCCTTAAGTGGGtagacgttgggagagaatacattaaggtcgtcaagggcgacctttAGGTAATTAagtgcactacacatttatgatttcatttgaaacatatctaagtttaaccaatctaatgtgttatgtttgtaatgtgtagcgattttttgtgcttgatttcaatgatcaagcaattaattgatttgttgagcatcagatgatcacgacctttaaagagttttggGCCGACTGTTACAGAtgcttcaaaaagtacagcgactaggaggaggctcgtgcgaacccaccaaacgcattggttggacgtcatgaggattgacacttcctctgcgaccactATATGAGCCGTGCATttcaggtatttgtcatgattaattatgatttcaagttttaatatgtataagaaataaacaatataattgttttcatgcaggagcaatcacggacgaacaaggctgctagacataAGCTGCCTTataatcatagtagcgggtccaagtcgtttctgcAACGACAATACGAGCTCGCTGAGAGAAAAGGGGAGCCGGTTGATCGTGTGGAGTTGTTTCGAGAAACatacgttcgagctgggacgtTTGTGTCGCAGGCCACAGAGGATGCTcatgtaagttatgcccttattaattatcctctttcattatatatttttgcgcattacctaacatagtttttaaatttgttgcagaatcaaatgctggaactccaatcctaGCATACTCTAGAGGGTATTCAGCCACtttctgaggatgagatatgtgatcaggtgttgggtagacgaccaggctacccaaaaggccttggttggggacccaagccaaAGGCCCGCAGGACGACGAGTGCGAGCAGTTCCTAGACATCTTGTccgcagtccacacaaaaagagattgaattacaagctaaacttaatGAAGCTTTGAAACGGATTGAagtgcaagatagaaatcaccaagcgttagcttcacaagtggaacgaATGCAAAAGCTGATAGAAGACTtcactcgtgcacaacagggaccatcgcatgatccctagctttgcggtacgtatatatgtccccattattcttaagtttttgcaacaATAGTATACAATGaacatatggatatatatactaaacttagttgcttttatatcattgtaggactgaaggtgtagaatgacgcgtatgctcctcgttgggagactttttattatgtttgcatttttttgtattatgagaattacattttttgtattaaacttactaatattttttgaacttattcgtattattaattttattttttttaatttgtgtttgtatttcttaatttattaatttatattgaatttgttttaatttaatccaaaacatcGGAAAAAATATTTGAGCCATCTGAATTTCGTTGTGAACGTTTaagcaaaatattttagagaaaaaaaattagaaattacatattttaaaaaaatatataaaatgcaATACTCGACGCAATGAAACGTCGAGACTAGGATGCATAAGACAGGTCGGAGAAGGGTTTTCCGACACACACAAGACGTcgaaaaaaacgtcggaagaGGCATTCCCGTCGCCACTTTGACCGACGCATGCCACGATGTCGGGAGAGGCATTCCTGACTCATTTCTCTCGACGTTATTTCCGATGTCGTGAAAAACGTCGGCATATCATTTCCCGACGTTTTTTCACTTTTCCTGACGTTTTTGTGCGTCGGCAGTACCCCCATCTCTTGTAGTGTAGGTACCTATGGCGGTGCTGCATGAGTGTGGCAATGAGATGAGATGGAAAGTGAACTCAGTTATAGGCATGGAAGGAAAGAATGCTTGATTAACTACTCTTAATGGATCGTGTTTTAATAGTTTAAGACGATACAAATCATGTATTAACTTCAGAATTAAGGTGAGCAACCTTTTCGTGCCTTTGCCATACTTGATCACCTATTGGGATTTAAATACTTAAAATCAAGCTATGCTTTGTGTCTAATCAGCTTATAGGCGTTATGATCATGAGTAATTTATCCTTAATTAAAGGCGAGAAAACCTTTCGATGCTTTCATTGCACACGTTAACATCTCTGCAACTTATGCAAAGGATGAACTTGATGATGAGATTGTATTGCTAGAATCTCCTTCTCCGCTTGTTAGCTAACTATGTTTTCTCACTTGTCAAGTGATTGTAGTCAacatcattttctttctttcaaatacACAATGCTTTGACATCCATATTTAGTTAAACAAAACTCATAAAGCATACACTTTGATTTTCTAGCATTAAAACACATTTAATTACGCATGACTAATTAACTAAGCACATTGAACATGGATAATAGAAGTGAAATGAGAGAGTGAAGGAAGAAATGTATTACTATTATAAATGAAACTTTAGACCTTTAGGCCATAAAATACATTACACATCAATACATCACAAATAAAAAGGTGGATACAGAGAAATGCATTGAGCATGAAAGTATATATTATAATCCAAGATATAATTTCAAATGGTAATGCCATGGAATAGATTCATCAACAATGCTTGCCTTCTTGGTTCTCTTCGTTTGTGTAAAAGAAAGACGTTAGTTTAAAACTGAATATGAATGCAATAATCTTTTGGTAGAGCATCATTCATGAAATCATTTAAAATCTCATCAATTAGCAACTTGTGTATTTGAGGTTAATTAGGCCAAGTGAATAAGAGAGATTAGATAAACCACTCTATAATCCAAACTCAAATATATGTCCAAGTATAAACTCATTCCTATGTCTCCCCATCAACTAAACTTCTAACATTAGGGAACTAACTTCTGCATAGAAATCATCACATAAGAATGTACAATAACGAAAATCTATAAttatgatttaaaatttaaacaaaccAATACATTACATATCATAAACTACTAGTATACGAACGTTAGAGAACTAATTTCTGCCACTATTTCTCATAAATAACTAAACTTCTAACATAAGGGAACTAACTTCTGCCTACAAATTATCACATGAGAGAACacaagaatcaaaataataCATACATATGAATCAAACAAGCAACACTTTCTCCAAAGAAATCCAATGAAAAAAACACTCACATTAAGGAAGCTACCGTTTTCCCCCAAACTCTCCTATGATTGTTTAGGCGAAAATTTATCATCTAAGTAGAGTTGAATAAAACCAAGTACACAATAAAACAATCCCAACAAGAGAGGAACCTAACAACATTCATTCAGATTTAATCATCAATTAAGTTCCTtatggaaagaagaaaaagcgtTCAAGAAATCATTAGGGTTCTAAAATGGAGATTAAAAAATGTTACCCAGATGTTAGTGTGGAGAGGGCCGATGTGGATGGGTCTTGTTCAATAAACAACGAGATTGACGCTCAAGAGCAaaaacatatcgagagagataTGGACGTGCGGCGGTGGTGGCGAGGCAGTGTGCGAATGTCAAAGATCTGAACGTGCGAACTTGAGACAGATGTGGACGTCGAATGCACAACAATGATAGAGATGGCGGTGGCTGGGCACGAGGGACGACAACAACTGGGCACGATGGACTGTTCGTCGGAGAAGAGAGgaaagagagggaagaaagtgagaTTGAGAAGAGGGGAAGAAATTGACAAGGAGAGGGAAGAAATCACGATAATTCATAAAGAGAAAAGTAAGTGAAAGAAATACTTAATCTTTTacgaaattagaaaaaaaaaccatagctttaatgtcagtttaaaactgacattaaagcttcctctttaatgtcggttttaaaccgacattaaacatccgtattttaaaaagcgacattaaagctctattttcatttttttcaaccgagattaaaggtcatatttcttctagtgaaagACAGactaatatgattaattaaacTAGCTTAAAGGTGTTAGGCTACGCGTTGGTGAGCAATTTCACATAGGCGTCCGAGTGTCATCCAACAAAAAGTGATGGATGCATATAGATTTTATAATAAAGGATATCATGGGAGGTTAGAAAATAAAACATTCtagttttattataaattattctatctttattatatctcatacaaagaataagaaagaaaagagtagaaaatggacaaaaactaatgagaggaatggtgAAAATCTCATAAAGTTGGAAGAATCAATGACCACCGGCCATTGTTAAGGAGGCTTCGGATTGAGGTGGTGGATCGGGGAGGACAAACATTGCACACATTGCACTTGCAAAAGAAGCAATTCCACCCATTACAAATGCCGGTAAGTTTCCTCCTCCGAAAGCAGCATCTAATGGCCCACTAACTGAGGATACGATAAACTGTGGAATGACGATGAAGAGGTTGAGAATTCCCAAGGAGAGGCCTGTGTTGTGAGATGTGAAGGAGGAGAGAGAAATAAGGAAAGAAGCTAGCATGCTTTGttagttaattaaattatatatataaagaaagtaaaataaagtgtcataaataaattttaatgtttACAGTACCTTGACCCGCATCCGATTCTGAAGAAAAGATGGACGCAAGGGCAAATGGAACACTAAAAGTGACTGACAATGGAATACCCAATACCGCAAAGATCGAAAATGCTCCGGCCCTGACGTTTATTGGAGGAGGGAGCAAACCATTAACGGCCCTCCAACGCTGAGCAACCTTCGTAACAACGACGGTGGATCCCATGCAAACTGTAAATATAATGTTCACAACTCCCCACCACCATCTGAGGCCTCCTAGAATACGGCTTATTGGCTCAATTGCCAAAGCtgaaaatcctaaaacaaatGAGTTTATCATCAACCCAAGGGCCCCAGCACGAACACCACGGTCATAGAACTTGACTTCTTCAGGACTTCCCTTTGGCTTTCCTCCGTACACTTCCAAACCCATCCAGTCAGTATCATACATGATAAATGGGAACCAACCGATCCAGTTCAAGGCTGTTACCAACAACAAAATCCACATGGGCTTCTCCAACTTCTTGAGTGCCCCAAATAATTTCCCGAAAAAGGGTGTTGCTTCTTCGTCAATCTCCAATCGCTCAAATGGCTTCTCGGTCACGGTCAACACAGCGAACGTGGTAATGAGGAGAAGGAATACAATGTCGATCAAGAAGCATGTTTTGAGGTTGGCGCAGTAAGTGTCACATGCATCGGTTAGTGTGAAGGGGAGGAATTTATGGAGTTTGTTATTGGACCCAGCTGCGTACCCCAAAACATTCCCTACCCCCATGAAGAATGAGAAAAAACCATTAGCCATTCTCATCTTCTTGTGATTATTACACGACATATCTGCCAACAGAGCTCTACAAGGGCCTTGGAGCATGTTGTTTGCAACATCAAGAACCCAAAATCCAACCACAAAGATGGCAACGGCTCTTGGTTTTATGGGTTTAGAAAGCTCATCACCCACAGCATGCCCAATGTCTGCAGCAAAGCCAATGAGGAAAACTGCAGTTGCCACAAAACTAGCTCCAGCAACAATGAACGGCCGACGACGACCAAACCTAGAGGTGCAACGATCACTGTAGTACCCGACAGTAGGTTGCACAATAAGCCCCGATAATGGTCCGCAAAGCCATATGAAAGCTGACCATGTATGTGAAACTCCAAGTTGTTGTACGTAAGGTGTTAGCAATGAAAGCTGTAGAGCCCAACCAAATTGGACTCCAGCTGCAATAGCTgcaactattattattttttggtaCGAACTTGAAGAGTCTGACACCGTCCCCTTCGACACAACACCTCCATGCTCCATGATGGTGCCTAATCAGGATTTTTaatacaactttttttttttttttgttgtgtttgtgtttctctttttctgtttttttttttcagaaaggaaaaaggaaatcACAGTTCCAAAATCAAtactattgatttttttttttttttttttttttgggttttcttTTCCTAAATCCCTTCTGCACAAGTGTAGATGGATTGATAATGCTTAGGATATAGCTAGGCGCTTGTGTGGCTCTTATATAGCTATGAAAATCATGGAAATTTGAAACCATAAATAGAATCGTTGAACAAGTAATTTTAGGAGAACCAACTATCAAGATTCAATGTAAACATAAACATCTTGAATAATGgcttaaatagaaaaattaatgtATAACTGATAATTGGAGACCAAATCTCAAATTGCGATAAATATGTAAAGACATAACCGTAATCAAATGAGTCTCTTCCCCTTTATTCTTCTTACAAATAAACAGAAAAGCAAATACCCATTTAAAaatcaccaaaagaaagaagagattaAGTTGAGGATGACAATCTGGTTTAAATCTATTCCAACCACACATTCTTTCTCAAATCAATTCTCAAACACAGTCTATATACATAGTTATCAAACATTGGAATAAATGCAATAAAAAAGATATAGAAGATAatattttattcgttatttaaAAGTAGAGAAACAGTCATTAAAGTGAGTTGCGACAATTACAAAGTGACGagtgttcacacgagattttcgaagaaatttattcgtggagttgaacttgtgttgatgttgtatttatgttgattcgatgcgatgtggttcgatctctacagtttgaggaagcgaagcacgtgatgttcttgatgttagagtcttggaagaaagcttgtatcttcgaagaagcttcaatgTTCGAgagtgttcttgaagttgaagacttggaagaaagcttggatcttcaaaggagcttcaatcttcgaagctgttcttgaaattggagttttggaagaaaatttgtatcttcaaagaagcttcaatctttgagggtgttcttgaagttggagtcttgaaagaaagtttgtatcttcaaaggagcttcaatctttgagggtgttcttgaagttggagtgtTGGAAGAAAGTTtctatcttcaaagaagcttcaatcttcgaggtttttcttgaagttggagtcttggaaaaaagtttatatcttcaaagaagcttcaatcttcggtGGTCGGAGTTTCGATCTTCGAGGTTGgttgacttcaggagttgatgaggcttctatctcttgagagaattctctttacaccttctggagtaaaaaatttccaacctccacaaatgaagagaactcttctatttagagttccctggtgggcttttatgtaCTTGAGTctgttctggtccatggaccatacccatgggctcaatcacatggatttgggtcacattttattttaggctaaattaagctttaTTTTTGGGTTCAATTaaattttagcctaactaaataatatttaattgaaccaaaataattaatttgacccaattgtcataataaagacacgtgacatcattagaattgtttAATTTAtctctaaatttaatttgggacacatgccaatttttagttaatcccaaatataattattttagtaaataatgtgacaatttgtgattggttctaaaatttcttattcaacaacgAGACATAAATTACTACCCAAATACAAGTGTGATTTTTGGTTCAGGCCATGTTTGTGTTTcattgttatttttctttttctttttctttttcttttccttttcatgGAGATAATACAATAAATATGGAAAttttttgtattgaatgatTTAGTTAGAATATAAGATCAAATAAAAATATACGAGTGTCCATCTTTCTTGATCTTAAACCTCAACGGCAATAATTTATCATAAGCTTTACTCATTGAGCCCCTACCACCTAAGGTTATGTAAGATGAAAGAGATATAAGTCTCAGTTTGCTTTGTAAGTCGGTCaaattcttttgttttcatCTTTTGCAATGAAATATTCCAACTCTCtagtttttgtgttttttatGGCATAAATATGCAAGGAATGTTCAAAAAATTCTCTactttgattaaaaaaaaaaacatggggtcttttcaaaaatagaacaaagtgtgaaaatatttacacggtataaattaattttttttaaaagaaatccaCAAACCCACAAtgtgaaataataaaaataccCCTGCGATTAATTAGGCACACACAcgtgaaaaaatgattttgtaccgagtctaaacaatcttgtagcAAGTCTAAACAATCTCTTAACAACGACCCCTTAGAAACGATCTCTTAACAACAATCCCTTAGAAACGATCTCTTAGCAACGATCTCTTAACAATGATCTCgtagcaagtctaaacgatcttataaccttgtaccaaatctaaacaatattgTACCCTTCTACCtggtctaaacaatcttgtagcaagtctaaatgatctcgtagcaagtctaaacgatcccatagcaagtctaaacgatcttgcaCCCTTTATGATATATAAATCATAATTACAATTTTATGATTATCAATACAGAGTTTAAAACACCTTTTCTTCACTTAGTACTAGAAGTAATACATTTTCACTACAAGTAAATCTATCACTAATCTATTTCAAAGATGAATTAGATAAACTAAAATCTCTCCCTTAACCATGTTACTCATCAATCAATAGATTAAGGCAGTGTAATTGAGAACCTCCCCTTAAATCATGTTCATCATTATAACGTAAATGAAggttcttttatttcttttagcaACAAAAACTTGATCTTTGTAATTAGGCCATCAGAACGTTTCTTCACAAAAActaaacaacaataaaaatcCACACAACTAAAGACTTACACACTTGGTTTATTGCTTCACAGAGGTTTTTCCATCCATCTTTAGTTCTATGCATGCATATGCCAACACACCAAAAATCCAACAATCCTTAATCAACAAAGATTCGGTGATTGAATGGAAAGATACATATCATAGATGCCGAAAACTTCTCCTTCAAATAACAACCATATCTTTTACATAACAActccaaataatatatttttaaaatgtagaATATTCTTCACATATATGACCTTTTGCCATGCCGTCTTCCACAAGAATAATACTGAACAAATATAATAATCACGGACCCACAAAAATTCTAACAAACTCCTCCTTGGGACGGACTTCCTTTACTTGTTTAGTCATGCATATATAAACAATAGAAAGCGACATCTCGAATCAACAAAAGCCAATCATTAGAAGTTCATAGTAGGGTTGACAAACATAATAACACAAAGAAGCAAAAATGCAATACAAAACAAACACCACAACGACATAACAGCATCATAACTGCAgcctataaaaaaaattagcacAAAAAGACACACCACATACAACTATACTCTCCCTTGCATGCTGACAAAGGACTAGGAAGCAAGACGGGAAGACCTTGAGGGCTCCTAAGATTTAATCAAAGACTGTACAACGTGAAGAACTAAACCTATGGAAGTCCTTTGACTAGAAAGGCCAACAATAACCTCATTCAGATCTTGAATAGAAACACTCAAAGATCGAGACTCATTAGACAGAAGTTGGACCATCCGCAATGCCAGCTTATGATAGAAATGAAGACCTGCTGAAGGAATGCACAAGTTAGTAGCCGAGATAGAAGTGCTAGCTTGAAGAGGGTGAAATGTAGGTGGGAGGTCTGGTCCATGGGATCCTAAAAGAACTTGTAGCTGAGAGATATTT
It includes:
- the LOC103503171 gene encoding sucrose transport protein SUC8-like isoform X1, which translates into the protein MEHGGVVSKGTVSDSSSSYQKIIIVAAIAAGVQFGWALQLSLLTPYVQQLGVSHTWSAFIWLCGPLSGLIVQPTVGYYSDRCTSRFGRRRPFIVAGASFVATAVFLIGFAADIGHAVGDELSKPIKPRAVAIFVVGFWVLDVANNMLQGPCRALLADMSCNNHKKMRMANGFFSFFMGVGNVLGYAAGSNNKLHKFLPFTLTDACDTYCANLKTCFLIDIVFLLLITTFAVLTVTEKPFERLEIDEEATPFFGKLFGALKKLEKPMWILLLVTALNWIGWFPFIMYDTDWMGLEVYGGKPKGSPEEVKFYDRGVRAGALGLMINSFVLGFSALAIEPISRILGGLRWWWGVVNIIFTVCMGSTVVVTKVAQRWRAVNGLLPPPINVRAGAFSIFAVLGIPLSVTFSVPFALASIFSSESDAGQGLSLGILNLFIVIPQFIVSSVSGPLDAAFGGGNLPAFVMGGIASFASAMCAMFVLPDPPPQSEASLTMAGVHRAQLLSSLVPSHRHLYHCCAFDVHICLKFARSDL
- the LOC103503171 gene encoding sucrose transport protein SUC8-like isoform X2, with product MEHGGVVSKGTVSDSSSSYQKIIIVAAIAAGVQFGWALQLSLLTPYVQQLGVSHTWSAFIWLCGPLSGLIVQPTVGYYSDRCTSRFGRRRPFIVAGASFVATAVFLIGFAADIGHAVGDELSKPIKPRAVAIFVVGFWVLDVANNMLQGPCRALLADMSCNNHKKMRMANGFFSFFMGVGNVLGYAAGSNNKLHKFLPFTLTDACDTYCANLKTCFLIDIVFLLLITTFAVLTVTEKPFERLEIDEEATPFFGKLFGALKKLEKPMWILLLVTALNWIGWFPFIMYDTDWMGLEVYGGKPKGSPEEVKFYDRGVRAGALGLMINSFVLGFSALAIEPISRILGGLRWWWGVVNIIFTVCMGSTVVVTKVAQRWRAVNGLLPPPINVRAGAFSIFAVLGIPLSVTFSVPFALASIFSSESDAGQGLSLGILNLFIVIPQFIVSSVSGPLDAAFGGGNLPAFVMGGIASFASAMCAMFVLPDPPPQSEASLTMAGGH